In Zingiber officinale cultivar Zhangliang chromosome 1A, Zo_v1.1, whole genome shotgun sequence, the DNA window GAAGTTTTAGAGCATTATTATtacgataaaaataaataaaattaaaaaatgtaggAATACttctatgaaaaaaaaattatcataaacGCTAAAAAAATCTTGGCAatatgaaatttttaattttaactctaTCGATAGAAAAGTTGTGGTCATGTTGCCGGTCAGATTCCGGTTGCCCGGTTGGTCACATTTGCCGTCCGCTGATCATCGAAGGTAAACTCAATATTATCAAGAAGCCTTTCTAATATATCCAGTAGTGTTAAACTTTAAGTACCAAATTTATCTTGCCTTGCAATGACTTATAAAATAAAGTCCAAATCCTGAATGGGAGTGGATCACTCAGCAAACGGTGACTACTACAAATCACAAAACGCTAAGCCCCATGTAAATCTCCAGAGATTAGTTCCAAGTAATTTGCCACGGGGATTACAAAGGAAACTCAACTAAACTTCGCGAATCATTCAAAAATCATCTAAACCATGCTTCTCGCTGTTACAATTCATCTTTATCTCTGTTCTCTTCACCCATGAGCTCATCGAGGGAGAACTCATCCTCCTCGATAATTTCTCCATCTTTACCGTCCCATGGCTCTATTTTAACAATAGTTGGAGCGTTTTGAAGGGGTAGGTTGCCTTTTCCACCAAGACCGGCTTCTTTGATAAATTCGCTGCAAGAACAATTCATTAGTTTCTTGAAAAGGTGAAATATTTGTCTCGTAGGGGAACTTTCGATGGTAAATTAATAGGAAGAAAATGAGCATCGATTTTAGAACGTCTAAGATGGACTTACATGATTTGGTCATGCTGAAAAGCACTTTTGAGTGGAGCATAAGCACCCTTCTTTACGTTCAAAGCTACCAAAGCTGGGTAACCGTAACCACCAACTCCAACTTGGTTCTCAAGATCAGCCTGCTTGCCAGAAGCTGACCAAACGAAGCTGCAAGGAGAACATTAGCATCATGGATGTAGGATTACTGCTCAAAAGATACACCTATCCCATGCAGTATTTTTGTTTGCTGTATctcagacaaaaaaaaaaatataggttCTTTGTTGAGACTTCAGACTATTAGTTGGTAAAAACAACAAATAACGCTGAAACATTGGTTATGCTGGTAAATATTAGAAGCTCTAATTAGTAGTCTGCCTAGTTAAGATAACAATTCTAAATAATTCAAGGCTCAGTTGGAGAGCCACTTATTCAAGAGCTCATACTACTATGAAAAAAccaaattaagaaaattataGTTTTAAGTCCAACTAACCATGAAGCACTGATTGCTTATCCTACCTGCTGAAACATTTTCAATATACTTACATCTTTTTCCTCAACCCACCAAAGTTCAATTTTCCCAACCTCAGTGAAATGTTAACGTGTACTATATCTTCTAAAAGAGATGGTTTCAAAAACTTGAATTGCCATTACACCATGAATTATCAAAAAATAATCCTTGTAAATACTCCAACTAATGTTGGCAATCACCAGATTAACAAATAGTTGAATAGATCTTAATACCGAGCAATCAAACAGATCGACAAACACTTTAATAGATTTTGATATCAGAAAATCAATCTGAATTATGTTAGTCTTCAATGATTTAAaatgaactatgtatttgcttCATTCTCTGTTTGGTATTCAAAATTATCACACAGAGGGCAAATAGAGAGGctcttaaaatatatttataaaatagagCAATACAACTCTCTCCAAAGGAAGTTGCTCGAATACCTGTATGGGCTCCTTTTAAATTTCTCAGCAACTGACAACAGAAGATCTAAGTACTTGTTCCTTCCTTCTGCCTTCGAATCCAAGATATCAGGAAGGAAAGATACAAAGCATATAGCAGCTGAAGCACATTTATCTTCCATCACATCCTACAATATAAAACAGGTTGAATTCATTACCAGAATACTATACTGTGAGCATGATGACAAATTAACTATGATTATACTCACAGGACCAGTCAATTCAAACACCTCAGCAGGACCAAGATTGGCTTCAAGTTGTTCCAGCCCAAATGCCTCAATTGCAGAAGCAGTTCTAGAACCCTCATAAGGATAGGGGTTGCTCTTATCAAGACCAAATACCAAGATAGTCGGGAAGCCTTGTACACCAAATCTGCTCATCAATGACTGCCCGGATTGCATTTTAGAGCAGTCCACATAATTCAGGTTTAATTATcatataagataaaatttataatttatcacTTCAGAAGTACAAAAAGGATTCCAGTACTTCAGGCAATATGAccatatatgatagcatctattTGTACTTCAAAGTACACCTCTAATTTATCATCTATGTGATTGTAGTTAGCTAACTTTACTGCTATAATTGACTGACTGATAGTCCAGCTCATGTTTTAGCTAAAAAGGACGTAAACATTGTTGTCTTTGTAAACACAATGagcatttaaaataatttaatgaattctGCCAAAGTATTAACCATTGTTCCATTTACGAATAGTGTACTAACTTCATATGGACCAGCCAATAAAACACATGGATTTGTGCTATTGGGGAAGGAAGTATGCATAGTAGGCCAGCACACTCATATGTTGACCCTCATGTCCTTGTGGCATTGGCATGGGAAAAAACAATGAATCTCCCAAAAAGACAAAACTATGGATACTAATCATAGAAAGAAAGGATAACATAAGAAAAGTTAACAGAAAGCAGTTTGAAGTGATATTACGGACCTTTTCAGCATCACAGTCAACATGACCCAATTTGACCTTCCCTTTGAGGTTATTTGAAGCTTTTTTCCACTCAGGTGCTAGTTTCTTGCAATGTCCACACCTGAATACCAAAAGACAATGAGTACAAATTCTAACAGTTCTGATTCATTGATGTGGAAACTCTAGGTGCAGGACAACCAAGATTATCAAACATAAGGTATCAATTTACCAAGAAAAGAAGATTTTGATATAGAGCGTTCACAAGCTACATGATGGAAGAACTTTGAAGGTATTAACAACCTTCTCCATCTATAGACTTTAAGAACATTCTTCTATAATAGTAGTATAGTACATAATTTACTACCTAatgccatgatttgattttaaatcCCATAATAGAATACAGAATCTAGAAGTTTCAAATTGATCTTAAGTGCATAGTAATTTCAGTTTGGTAACTACAATAATTAAAATGCTTATTTGAGCTAGTTGGTCATGATTTGCCTATTAGATTACCTATCTTTCTTCAGTAAAAAGTGACGAATGAATGCAATTATTATGCTTGAACATTCTAGGATGGTAGTTGCAATTTTTACACttcaaatttctaattaattttaattaaatgcaTCAAAGATGAACAGATTCTGACTTTATCCTGTCAAATCCATAATTAGTTAAGGAGAACCTCATGAGTGAGGGAAACTTCTTGCAGCCTGTTTAAAGAAACACCACCTTCGGTTGACCTTTCTAAAAACCAGCCACAAAAAAGTCAGTTAAAAAAAAGGCATTTTGAATGTTAAAAATTCCCTTTTCATGATCATTTGCTTGAGCACACTCATCCTTGTCTGAGAATCCTCTCTTAGATACAGACAAAAGCACAGATATAGTAAATTTTGAACCATTTAAGTGAAAAAAATAGAAAGTTATAGAATACAAGTATCTTATAGCTAAACTAGGGTAAGCACATGCACAAACATACCATGGTGCAAAGAATTCCACAATCCACAATTCTTTGCTTTTCAAGACAAGTTCATCAAAGTTCTGAGAATTCAGTGCAATTGAAGCACTTGGTTCAGATTTCTCACTTGAACCACCTGATGACTTTCCATTCAAACGCTCTTTAAGAAGTGCTTTAACCTACCATAAGGTTGAAATGTAAGCATAACCAATTATTCCTTTTCTAAGGCAAGTAGGTACATTTATAATaattaaatgaaaataaattccAAATCAACTAACTCTGACTCATGAACATTATGGGCTAGGTGCTCTTTATAATGTTAAGTAAGAAAACATTGTTACTAATCATGGCAGATCTAGGACCCAATGGTTAGTGGGGAAGTAGTGGCAGATCTAGGACCCAAGATAATTGCATATAATTGTATAGTCACCCTTATGTGATAAGAAAAGCTTATTATTGACACACCAAATTTCAAATAAAGAACCTAAAACCATcaatttttaaggatatttacaATTCCGAATTTTTAGTCATTGGTCAAATAAAAAGACATAGAATCACGAGTTAGAGTTATGGAAATTTCCCCTTCAAAATAAAGTAATATTCATCaaacaaaataaagaaagattACTTAATTCTGCATTGTCCAAACTGGGTTGGATTGAGTCATTCTTGAAATTTAACTTGGTAGCCATTCAAATTTAGTATTCCAGGATCTTAATAAATGCCTATGATTGTGGGTCTTAACAGGTGTGTAGGCATTCTTGTGTTgagattacttaacctgatcagaGATTACCACCTACTAGTTTGGTTGAATTGGACAGCTGTCAGGTTTCAACAAATACATATTGCTGAAATCATCACATCATTACAATCACAATATATGCAGAAATTGGATGGTTTTTGAGAATGAAAATGAAATAGGGAGAAGTATTTGGAAGCTACAAACATAAATCTATTAAACACCTGTCAAGTTAATTATTAGTAGTTAAAAAAAGGAAGTGATTTGCATTTGGAAATGCCCCCTTGAACAAAACTAAGGATTTTGTTAGCAAACAAATAAATAACTACTACCAATGATGAAGTCAAAAGACATTCTCTGAAGATTATCTGGTGTATAAAGAATATAATTTACAATAATCAGATTTTTCTTTTACTCAGCTTTAAGCTAAGGGAACAGAAACAATGTACAATATTACTTTGTATTAACATAAACCATGAAATTTATCTAGAGAAAGAAAACATGGACTCATCCCATTAAATGGATCAAGAGAAAACAACTAATTATTGAAACTGCTCTATTTTATGTATGAAGTGATGAGAGAGTTCAGGTAACTAAAGTGCAGTGATTGTAATGTTTCATTGTACAGAATGGCTGCCAATTGAATGTGCCATTCATTTTGTTGCAAACATAACTTATACAAACTTGGCAAAACACAGCATGAAAGACATATCAGTTATTTCTTACTTAGTATATGATTAGGACCCTTTAATCTTTATATCATAGCATATGGTTGCTCCTCATTATGACTTCATAGAGAAATAAAATATCACCCATTTGATAATATTCCTCATTAACAAAGATTGATGTTCTTAAGTTTTATATAATATCTCACTTTTACACTTCTATCATTTTTCCTTCATGAGGTATACAAGCAAGTAGTTGCTTTTATGCAAATATACAAATTACAAAGAAAATGATGACAATTATTTCTTCCTTACCTATCATTAGTTTACCCTTTATGCTAAAGGATATATGGTTCTAATAACACCTTATTACCTTCAGAATGTACTGGCTATTTATGACATAATTGGATAAATAAATAGTATTCATTGAACAACATGCATGATTaaaaaaattgactttattaacTGTTTGTAAATCTCCCAAATACAATTTTGTTCAAAATTAAACTTAGTTTACTTGAATGACTGATAGCATTCACGCAATTGTGGAAAACTACTGCAATAGTTAAATTTATGTTTCATAAATGATAGAATGACAAAAGGTCAAGCAAGGATGAAGAATAAAGGGGCAGCCCGGTACACGAAGCTTCTGCCAATGTGGGGTCCAGAGAAGGGTCGAACCACATTGAGTCTATTGTACGTAGCCTTACTTGcattttgcaagagactgtttccgTGACTCAAACCCATGACCTTAAGGCTATATGGcagcaactttaccattgcgccaagactcccctttGAAGAATACATCACATAAATAAATTTGAAGCTGTGTTTGTGGGTCCCTTCATGGTAAAAACATTGTCTGAAAGCACTGGAAGTAGGAAAAATAATGCATAGAATACATAATCCCTTTGAAagttcacataagaaaaaaaacagAACGAATTTCTGAACAAAATATAAGACCTGCTGGAGAGCAAACTCTGCAATGGGTTTTACATCCCTTGCTCCTTGATAATCTACTGGTGGTTTGCCAGGTGAGAACACCTTGATTGTAGGAAATCCTTGAATTCCATATTCCTAAAAAAGTGCAACCAACAGATATCAAACAAAGTGAAAAAAGAAGATAGTAAAGTGAAACATACAAATTATGTATTGCAGCAAACTATTAATGCAAAAACACTTCATTAATGACAATTGCATTTCAAGCATATTAAACTGACAAAAAAAACATTCTGCATAGATTACAAACTCAATGGGAATATTAAGTAATATATGTTTGCTGCATAAGTTTATTGCAAACGAATATAAATATGTCCAAAACAAATATGTGATATAGGAGTGAAGTAATCTTTATGGCTATAAAATATTTACCCTTTTAGATACTCTCTAGGCTGCAGTTGTCACATACAGTGACAACACTATAACAGGAGAGGAAGTATGATGCTTGGAAGAGGATATGAGAATAAGAGAGGAGGGAAGAGGACATGATTTATGGGTTGCTGATGCGCCTCAACTGAGTTGCTAATGACTTAGAGAGATGGTAGAGAACTATTGCAGCAGAAAAGAAGCAAGAGAGAGACTTATGtagggaagaaggaagagaagtaaGATCATTTAGAACGATGGAGATAGACTAGTTCATCTATGGAAGATAAAGAATAGAGTAATTCATCTATGGAAGataaagaaagggaagggaatacTCACAAACATGCAAGAGGAGGGAAATAGAGGGAGTTAAGTGTgatgaatagcaaagaaaagtGTGATCGTACCAAACAAGAGAGGTAGACTAGTTCACCTATGGAAGATGGGGAAAAAAAGGAGGGAATAGTCATTAATCTAGAGGACAAATCGCAGAATGGAGACAAGTACTTTAATGACATGCAAGATGAGGGAAAATAGAGAGGGTTAGGTGTGGTTATTCAAAAGCTCTTTATTTTTTTGTCTTTTTTCTTGGATAGAAGAGAAATTGTGTATACACTTGTATGAATGGATTGCCAATTTGATGCATTTATTGATATGATTGTTACGATTCTAGTAGCAACCAATGGCACAACCAAATCGATATCAATAAACTGGGAATTCAACAAGACAAACCTGGCAAAACAAACAAATTTGGATAACTCATTGATGTGAATGAGATAAAGCAATGGCAAATTCAATAAGACTGAATGTAGTTTATCAATAAAATGATCGTGATGTAGCATTAGAAGACATGAGATAAAACAATTTATTTTCCTCTCATTTGTGTCCTCTTTACCAATTTTTACATCTTTGTCTCTCTAGTTTTTGTATATCATCACTCCTCTCAAATTCTCTAGTTACCACATTTCTCTTTCTCTCTGAATATTGATCCACCCACCTCTTGTCTGCATTATTGCAACATAGCAGCCAAAACAAGGACTAACCTTGAGCCTTCCTTCTAGCACCACAAACAATCTAGATGAGGATAATCCATCTCCTTGTCTTTCCTAGACGGGATATCACAACTGTGACTATAACATTGATGCATTATCTTCGATGGGTGGGAAAACAATTAGGCTGGTGTGGCTAAAGCTTATTGGGTATTGGAGTGATTTTTAGCATTAAACCTTATTcttattttgagaaattgtcaaAGTAGAGATGAGGGAAGGGAGTTGCAAATATCTTTTGAGTTGTTTGGTACTGGTAGGTATTGGAAAGAGTTAGCCATAAGCATGTGGTAAGAAGAGAGAACAAAAAAAGTGTGTTTTTGGTTTTCAATATCGGAGGGTAGGGGAAAAGAAAACAAGTTTTGGTGGAGGTGGAGAAAACATGTTTTGTTGTGTGTGGATTGGCTTGTAACATAACTTGAAGTGGCTTGAGACATCTCATGGTTTGGAAGAGACGTGAGACATCTCCGAGTAACAAATCAATAGGTCTAAATCGTGGCTTGTGGGTGAGTCCAGTCAATTACCTTTGGCTTCTTGTGAGATTACACTCTCAATCCTCCTCATATTTCTCATGGATGCTTTGAATTTTTGAATGTATGCTTCGCTCACTACTTGGTTTAATATTATGTTAAAGGAAGTCTAGAGATTGCGACCACATGTGAGAGagagaaaatgctcttagagacACCAAATTTTCTCTAACATTTGCTTTCGGATCCAAAGTGTAGATTAGATCTGATATCTTATCCTGCTgcctataataatttttaaaaaaaatgatcatACAGTAGGAGAGACCAAGTTTCAGTCATTTTGAAATGAGCTTTATGCATTGCCACTAACAAATGAGCTGTATGCAAAAAATAGATCGATGGTGTAACTAAAAGGGTTGTATACTACCAGAGACCAAGTTTCAACCAGACAAGATCCACCAACTTATTACCAAAATTATAGGGGAAAATCATCAGCGAAAGCGATCTCGAATGCAGAAATTGGGCACGATGATATTTACCTGAGCAAGGGCACTATGAGCATCCGCATCGAGAGCAGCCACTGTGGCTACACCTTTGAGAACGGTGGCAGCTTTCTCCCATGCAGGGGCCAGAGCTTTGCAGTGGCCGCACCATGGGGCAAAGAACTCCACCAGCACGATCCCATTCGAATTCAAAACCTGCGCCCGATTCGTCACcccgaaaaaaaaaatcagataatAAACTCGAACTAGAGGCAGCGATCGAAACACGAAAATTCGTTATCAcgtagagagagagagatggatGGAGATAAACCTTAGATTTGAAGTTGGAGGGACTGAGTTGTACGACAGGAGAGGAAGGCGAATAGAGAGCGTTCGCCGGCGCGCCGATGCAGGCGAGAGacgagaagaggag includes these proteins:
- the LOC122038708 gene encoding protein disulfide isomerase-like 2-3, coding for MLDAVLLLLFSSLACIGAPANALYSPSSPVVQLSPSNFKSKVLNSNGIVLVEFFAPWCGHCKALAPAWEKAATVLKGVATVAALDADAHSALAQEYGIQGFPTIKVFSPGKPPVDYQGARDVKPIAEFALQQVKALLKERLNGKSSGGSSEKSEPSASIALNSQNFDELVLKSKELWIVEFFAPWCGHCKKLAPEWKKASNNLKGKVKLGHVDCDAEKSLMSRFGVQGFPTILVFGLDKSNPYPYEGSRTASAIEAFGLEQLEANLGPAEVFELTGPDVMEDKCASAAICFVSFLPDILDSKAEGRNKYLDLLLSVAEKFKRSPYSFVWSASGKQADLENQVGVGGYGYPALVALNVKKGAYAPLKSAFQHDQIIEFIKEAGLGGKGNLPLQNAPTIVKIEPWDGKDGEIIEEDEFSLDELMGEENRDKDEL